The following are encoded together in the Gloeomargarita sp. SRBZ-1_bins_9 genome:
- a CDS encoding Ppx/GppA phosphatase family protein, protein MVNTPFNLAAIDVGTNSIHMVVVQIQPHLPAFTVIAREKETVRLGERCPDTGNLTPGAMQRAIAALKRCCTLARTHQAEAVVAVATSAVREAPNGHEFLERVREETGLVVDLISGTEEARCIYLGVLSGMELHGQPHVIIDIGGGSTELILGDGGEPQYLSSTKVGAVRLTQEMITTDPISSAEYDWLRAYLRGMLEWPIQDIRRLLGWRRVPLIGTSGTIEALFLLQAHLNNAPPPQPLQGQKLSRAQVQNLVQKLRSLNDQQRRNQLHIPPKRSEIILAGALILQEAMHLLDCEVIIFCERALREGLIVNWMLNHGLIADHLRYQSSVRRRSVYKLADKYQVRLEHAQQVAKLALQLFDQTQGQLHPGDPLEREYLWAAAMLHNCGHFISHDAHHKHSYYLIRYGELLGYTENEIAIIANVARYHRKSPPKRKHDNFNSLDKRSRTVIERLSAFLRIAVALDRRQIGAIQRLECQMSPPDFHLYLYPQDPQDDCTLELWNLNYKKTWFESLFGVQVHAHLAATPHPTTTALLTP, encoded by the coding sequence GTGGTGAACACCCCCTTTAACCTGGCGGCCATTGATGTGGGCACCAATTCCATCCACATGGTGGTGGTGCAAATTCAACCCCACTTGCCCGCCTTTACCGTCATTGCCCGGGAAAAGGAGACGGTGCGGCTAGGGGAGCGCTGTCCCGACACCGGTAACCTTACCCCGGGGGCTATGCAACGGGCCATTGCAGCGCTCAAACGCTGTTGCACCCTGGCGCGCACCCACCAGGCGGAAGCCGTTGTTGCCGTGGCCACCAGCGCGGTCCGGGAGGCCCCCAACGGTCATGAGTTTCTCGAGCGGGTCCGGGAGGAAACCGGATTGGTGGTGGATTTAATTTCCGGCACGGAAGAGGCCCGCTGCATTTATCTAGGGGTACTCTCAGGCATGGAACTCCACGGCCAACCCCACGTGATCATTGACATTGGCGGCGGCTCGACGGAATTGATTCTAGGGGATGGGGGGGAACCTCAGTACCTCAGCAGCACCAAAGTCGGGGCGGTGCGCCTCACTCAAGAAATGATCACCACCGACCCTATTAGCAGTGCCGAGTACGACTGGTTGCGGGCCTATTTGCGGGGCATGTTGGAGTGGCCCATTCAAGACATCCGGCGGCTGTTGGGCTGGCGACGGGTGCCCCTGATCGGCACATCGGGAACCATTGAAGCCCTGTTTTTACTGCAAGCCCATCTCAACAACGCCCCACCCCCCCAACCGTTGCAGGGACAAAAACTCAGCCGCGCTCAGGTGCAAAACCTGGTACAAAAACTGCGCAGTTTGAACGACCAACAGCGGCGCAACCAGTTGCACATTCCCCCCAAGCGCTCAGAAATCATCCTGGCCGGGGCGTTGATTCTCCAAGAGGCCATGCACTTGCTTGATTGCGAAGTGATTATCTTTTGCGAGCGGGCCTTGCGGGAGGGGTTGATCGTCAACTGGATGCTCAACCACGGCCTGATTGCCGACCACTTGCGTTACCAGAGTTCGGTGCGCCGGCGCAGCGTGTACAAGTTAGCGGATAAATACCAGGTGCGTTTGGAACATGCCCAGCAGGTGGCCAAGCTGGCGCTGCAATTGTTTGACCAGACCCAGGGGCAATTGCATCCGGGGGACCCGTTGGAGCGGGAGTACCTGTGGGCTGCTGCTATGCTCCACAATTGCGGTCATTTCATTAGCCACGACGCCCACCACAAACACTCGTATTATTTAATTCGGTACGGGGAGTTGCTGGGGTACACGGAAAACGAAATTGCCATTATTGCCAACGTGGCCCGCTATCACCGCAAAAGTCCCCCCAAACGCAAGCACGACAACTTCAACAGTCTGGATAAGCGATCGCGGACCGTCATTGAGCGGTTGAGTGCGTTTTTGCGCATTGCCGTAGCTTTGGACCGGCGGCAGATCGGGGCCATTCAGCGCTTGGAATGTCAAATGTCCCCCCCGGATTTTCACCTGTATCTTTATCCCCAGGACCCCCAGGACGACTGCACCCTGGAGCTGTGGAATCTGAACTACAAAAAGACTTGGTTTGAGTCCCTGTTTGGGGTGCAGGTGCATGCCCATCTGGCGGCGACTCCCCACCCGACCACGACGGCCCTGCTCACCCCTTGA
- a CDS encoding phycobilisome rod-core linker polypeptide → MTVKASGGSPAVQPQLFRTVGVETIAQAEQEDRFLSQTELQELETYFASGQQRLEVAAVLTANSEIIVSRAANRIFVGGSPMAYLEKPAAPAEDMKEAMKLGTAFYVESQGGFFEGIRNIFSAAGSEIPPGFQPINISRYGADNMRKSLRDLSWFLRYITYALVAGDPNILTVNVRGLREIIERACSTAATVVALKEMKRAATGYFPKNPEIQSLVGSYFDVVIQEFIAPAPSNKVRQRTSPDLQGLELPQVYYLATAGRPRYAMKPGLSEVEKQAVIRAAYRQVFERDIVKGYGLGLSDLESKVKNGEISMKEFIRRLGKSPLYYREFVQPFVNSRVVELAFRHFLGRGISSREEFSRYFSIISEKGINGLVDALVDSREYGDYFGEETVPYLRGLGIEAQECRNWGAQIDLFNYSAPFRKVPQFVTLFAGYDRPLPDRHPYGVGNDPLEIQFGAIFPKDTVNPKAAPAPIGKDVRRILIRNGPGITNQVGNPAAKAQAPGSLGPKVFKLTQTPRVGNRAAGTQSSVRFSEVSTQAVIRAAYLQVFGRMVYEGQRQKVAEIKLENGEISVREFIRQLARSDVFRDMYWSRLYVCKAVEYIHRRLLGRPTYGRQELNYYYDICAKKGFYGLVDALIDSPEYNEVFGEDTVPYERYLTPQGLALRSLRPGTIGERGITVTPEETPRFVELGTPSNRRTEPDIAFRVNQGVSKRRDQTKVFKLTSLSDKVQVEQVIRAAYRQIFERDIEPYVVGNEFSTLESRLANGEITVREFILGLGQSELYLREFYTPYPNTKVIELGTKHFLGRAPRDQQEIRRYNQILATQGLKAFVEALVGSAEYAAVFGEDTVPYRRFPTLPAANFPNTEKLFNRLTKQDDSLVVPSFKPGAGF, encoded by the coding sequence ATGACAGTCAAGGCCAGTGGCGGGAGTCCTGCGGTCCAGCCCCAGCTTTTCCGCACAGTGGGGGTAGAAACGATTGCCCAAGCGGAACAAGAGGACCGTTTCCTGAGCCAGACGGAACTCCAAGAACTGGAAACCTATTTTGCATCGGGGCAACAGCGGCTGGAGGTGGCGGCGGTCCTGACGGCCAATTCAGAAATCATCGTCTCCCGGGCAGCCAACCGGATTTTTGTGGGGGGGTCGCCCATGGCCTACCTGGAAAAGCCCGCGGCACCGGCGGAGGACATGAAAGAGGCGATGAAGCTGGGCACGGCTTTTTACGTGGAAAGTCAAGGGGGCTTTTTTGAGGGGATTCGCAATATCTTTAGCGCCGCCGGCAGCGAGATTCCCCCGGGCTTTCAACCCATCAATATCTCCCGCTACGGGGCTGACAACATGCGTAAGTCGCTGCGGGATTTGAGCTGGTTTTTGCGCTATATCACCTATGCCCTGGTGGCGGGGGACCCCAATATCCTGACGGTGAATGTGCGGGGGCTGCGGGAGATCATTGAGCGGGCCTGCTCGACGGCGGCAACGGTGGTGGCGCTCAAGGAAATGAAACGGGCAGCCACGGGCTATTTCCCCAAAAACCCGGAGATTCAATCCCTAGTGGGCAGTTATTTTGATGTGGTGATCCAAGAATTCATTGCCCCGGCGCCATCAAACAAGGTACGGCAACGGACGTCACCAGATTTGCAGGGGTTGGAGTTGCCCCAGGTGTATTACCTGGCGACGGCAGGGCGGCCCCGCTACGCCATGAAACCGGGCTTGTCGGAGGTGGAAAAGCAGGCGGTGATCCGGGCGGCCTATCGGCAGGTGTTTGAGCGGGACATTGTCAAGGGCTACGGCCTGGGGCTGTCGGACCTGGAGTCCAAGGTGAAAAACGGGGAAATCTCCATGAAGGAATTTATCCGCCGCCTGGGGAAATCGCCGTTGTACTACCGGGAGTTTGTGCAGCCTTTTGTCAATAGCCGGGTGGTGGAGCTGGCGTTTCGGCATTTCCTGGGGCGGGGGATTAGCTCCCGGGAGGAGTTCAGCCGTTACTTCAGCATTATTTCGGAAAAGGGTATCAATGGGCTGGTGGATGCCCTGGTGGACTCCCGGGAGTACGGGGATTACTTCGGTGAGGAGACGGTGCCCTACCTGCGGGGGCTGGGGATTGAAGCGCAAGAGTGTCGCAACTGGGGGGCGCAGATTGACCTGTTTAACTACAGCGCGCCCTTTCGCAAGGTGCCCCAGTTTGTGACCCTATTTGCCGGCTATGACCGGCCGTTACCGGACCGTCACCCCTACGGCGTGGGTAACGACCCGCTAGAGATTCAATTCGGGGCGATCTTCCCCAAGGATACGGTGAATCCCAAGGCGGCGCCGGCCCCCATCGGCAAAGATGTGCGGCGGATTTTGATCCGCAACGGGCCGGGGATTACCAATCAGGTGGGCAATCCGGCGGCCAAGGCCCAAGCGCCGGGGTCATTGGGACCCAAGGTGTTTAAGCTCACCCAGACGCCCCGGGTGGGCAACCGGGCAGCTGGCACCCAATCCAGCGTGCGCTTTAGCGAGGTCTCTACCCAGGCTGTGATCCGGGCGGCCTACTTGCAAGTATTTGGCCGGATGGTTTACGAGGGGCAGCGGCAAAAGGTCGCCGAAATCAAGCTGGAAAACGGGGAGATTTCCGTGCGGGAGTTTATCCGCCAGTTGGCCCGCTCAGATGTGTTCCGGGATATGTACTGGAGTCGCCTGTATGTGTGTAAGGCGGTGGAGTACATTCACCGGCGGTTGCTGGGGCGGCCCACCTACGGGCGGCAGGAGCTGAACTATTACTACGACATTTGCGCCAAGAAGGGGTTTTACGGGTTGGTTGACGCCCTGATCGACAGCCCGGAATACAACGAGGTGTTTGGGGAGGACACGGTGCCCTACGAGCGGTACCTGACCCCCCAGGGGCTGGCGCTGCGGTCGTTGCGGCCGGGAACCATTGGCGAGCGGGGCATCACGGTGACGCCGGAGGAAACGCCGCGCTTTGTGGAACTGGGGACGCCGAGCAACCGGCGCACAGAACCGGATATTGCCTTCCGGGTGAATCAGGGGGTAAGCAAGCGGCGGGACCAAACCAAGGTGTTCAAGCTCACCAGCCTGTCCGACAAGGTCCAGGTGGAGCAGGTGATCCGGGCGGCCTACCGGCAAATTTTCGAGCGGGACATCGAACCCTACGTGGTGGGCAACGAGTTCAGCACCCTAGAAAGTCGCCTGGCCAATGGGGAAATCACGGTGCGGGAGTTCATCCTGGGGTTGGGGCAGTCGGAGCTGTACCTACGGGAGTTCTACACGCCCTACCCCAACACCAAGGTGATCGAACTGGGCACCAAGCATTTCCTGGGTCGGGCGCCCCGGGACCAGCAGGAAATCCGCCGCTATAACCAAATCCTGGCCACCCAGGGGTTGAAGGCGTTTGTCGAGGCGCTGGTCGGCAGTGCGGAGTACGCGGCGGTCTTCGGGGAGGATACGGTGCCCTACCGGCGGTTCCCCACGCTGCCGGCGGCCAATTTCCCCAACACGGAAAAGCTGTTTAATCGCCTGACGAAGCAGGACGATTCCCTGGTGGTGCCCAGCTTCAAACCGGGGGCGGGTTTCTAG
- a CDS encoding MFS transporter, producing the protein MIHPQVWVLLVGRFLSQWGSGFTLFYGPIVFVHRVGLSATAVGLGLGATALSGIAGRIAGGWGSDRLGRKPVLLLAAAIAALGCGVLAVAGDFASFTLGNLILGLGVGLYWPANEAAVADVTTPAQRQEAYALTRLADAVGLGLGVALGGFLVEDFYRWLFVIDGVTFALFGVLVGWGFREPLRKTSLSLEHLGEVLRQDGALRWYALLNVGFTFSLAQTNSALPLYLKTVAGAQRLSNWEIATFFTVFVLVTAVVQLPVARLARPLGLVGTLQFSALLWAVGFATIGLRVWAGVGLSVLAVATAAYLPTASTWVAAWAPAHLRGTYLAVNSLCWSVGYLLGPPVGGWFLDLPEPWADSLWWMLVGMAGGLVWGLTRLPEPAQL; encoded by the coding sequence GTGATCCATCCCCAGGTCTGGGTGCTGTTGGTGGGCCGCTTCCTGTCGCAATGGGGGAGCGGTTTCACCTTATTTTATGGACCGATTGTTTTTGTCCACCGGGTGGGCCTGAGCGCGACGGCGGTGGGCTTGGGGCTGGGGGCGACGGCCCTTAGTGGCATAGCTGGCCGGATAGCCGGGGGCTGGGGCAGCGATAGGTTGGGACGCAAACCGGTTTTACTCTTGGCGGCGGCGATTGCAGCCCTGGGGTGTGGGGTGCTGGCGGTGGCCGGGGATTTCGCCAGCTTCACCCTGGGGAATTTGATTTTGGGGCTGGGGGTGGGGCTGTACTGGCCGGCCAATGAGGCAGCGGTGGCGGATGTGACCACACCGGCCCAACGCCAGGAGGCCTATGCGTTAACCCGTTTGGCGGATGCGGTGGGGCTGGGGTTGGGGGTGGCCCTGGGGGGATTTCTGGTGGAGGACTTCTACCGCTGGCTGTTTGTGATAGACGGGGTGACGTTTGCCCTGTTTGGGGTGCTGGTGGGCTGGGGTTTCCGGGAACCCCTGCGCAAGACGTCTCTGTCGCTGGAGCACCTGGGGGAGGTCCTGCGCCAGGATGGGGCACTGCGCTGGTATGCCCTGCTGAATGTGGGATTTACCTTTTCCCTGGCCCAGACCAACAGTGCCCTACCCCTGTATCTGAAAACTGTCGCCGGGGCACAGCGCCTATCCAACTGGGAAATCGCCACGTTTTTTACGGTGTTTGTGCTGGTGACGGCGGTGGTGCAGTTGCCGGTGGCCCGCTTGGCCCGACCCCTGGGGCTGGTGGGGACCCTACAGTTTTCGGCGCTGCTGTGGGCGGTGGGGTTTGCCACGATTGGGCTGCGGGTTTGGGCGGGGGTGGGATTGAGTGTGCTGGCGGTGGCCACAGCGGCCTATTTACCGACGGCGTCCACGTGGGTGGCGGCCTGGGCACCGGCGCACCTGCGGGGGACCTACCTGGCGGTGAATTCCCTGTGCTGGTCGGTGGGGTATTTGCTGGGGCCACCGGTGGGGGGCTGGTTTCTGGATTTGCCGGAACCTTGGGCAGACAGCCTGTGGTGGATGCTGGTGGGGATGGCCGGTGGTTTGGTGTGGGGGTTGACCCGCTTACCGGAACCGGCCCAGTTATAA
- a CDS encoding response regulator, whose translation MAGKMQRVLVIDDSIMIRKMVVDLLQDQYQVLEARNGREGLRLAKELQPDVILLDFVMPELDGYATLQLLRQDPVLQQIPVIMMSGLPDEVASRVPQPFEGFEFLEKPFQPEDLRRQIKKALTGEMPVRQPVAGATEMQTLTNKLINIETLLIQGIEGLVQREIVSRLMELDAQGESQENRLVNLETRVERLQSQLDQQTKILLRLVEEMQQLRGVLQGGNYVRA comes from the coding sequence ATGGCTGGAAAAATGCAACGGGTGCTGGTCATTGATGACAGCATCATGATCCGCAAGATGGTAGTGGACTTGTTGCAGGACCAGTACCAGGTGTTGGAGGCGCGCAATGGGCGGGAAGGGTTGCGGCTGGCCAAAGAACTGCAACCGGATGTGATCCTGCTCGATTTTGTCATGCCAGAGTTGGATGGCTACGCCACGTTACAACTGTTGCGCCAGGACCCGGTTTTGCAGCAGATTCCGGTCATTATGATGTCCGGGCTGCCGGATGAGGTGGCCAGCAGAGTCCCTCAGCCCTTTGAGGGGTTCGAGTTTTTGGAAAAGCCCTTTCAACCGGAGGACCTGCGGCGGCAGATCAAAAAGGCCCTGACGGGGGAAATGCCGGTGCGCCAACCGGTGGCGGGGGCCACGGAAATGCAAACCCTGACCAACAAGCTCATCAATATCGAAACCTTGCTGATTCAGGGGATCGAGGGGTTGGTGCAGCGGGAGATTGTTTCCCGGTTGATGGAACTGGATGCCCAAGGGGAGTCCCAGGAAAACCGTCTGGTGAATTTAGAAACGCGGGTGGAACGGCTGCAATCTCAATTGGATCAGCAGACAAAAATTCTTTTGCGCTTGGTGGAGGAAATGCAGCAATTGCGTGGGGTTCTCCAGGGGGGCAACTATGTCCGCGCCTGA
- a CDS encoding HEAT repeat domain-containing protein, which yields MSAPEQVQALLQEADWGRRLQGVEQCRRLPPDEALALLKTVVTDRNARVRYAAVSQLGNMGGLSPEQKRELLPLLRERLYGDTEPDVQAAAADALAGLGLREAYEDLERAYRESPEWLVKFSVLAGLGVLGDRRAYPLLLEALTDPNELLQMAAIGALADLGDAQAVPALGALVRHPDWQIRLRVAQALHRLNSAEAAPFLATLAQDEVAPVAAAARGQ from the coding sequence ATGTCCGCGCCTGAGCAGGTCCAGGCTCTGTTGCAGGAGGCGGATTGGGGGCGGCGGTTGCAAGGGGTGGAACAGTGTCGCCGTTTACCGCCGGACGAGGCGCTGGCTTTGCTCAAAACGGTGGTGACGGACCGCAACGCCCGGGTGCGCTACGCGGCAGTGAGTCAATTGGGCAACATGGGGGGGTTATCGCCGGAACAGAAGCGGGAACTGTTGCCCCTGTTGCGGGAACGGCTCTACGGGGATACGGAACCGGATGTGCAGGCGGCGGCAGCGGATGCTTTGGCGGGATTGGGTCTCCGGGAGGCCTACGAGGACCTGGAGCGGGCGTACCGGGAAAGTCCCGAATGGCTGGTGAAATTCAGTGTGCTGGCCGGACTGGGGGTGCTGGGGGATCGCCGCGCCTATCCCCTGCTGCTGGAGGCCTTGACCGATCCCAACGAACTTCTGCAAATGGCGGCGATTGGGGCGCTAGCGGATTTGGGGGATGCTCAGGCGGTACCGGCGCTGGGGGCGTTGGTGCGCCATCCCGATTGGCAAATTCGACTGCGGGTGGCCCAAGCCCTGCACCGGCTCAATAGTGCCGAGGCTGCACCCTTTTTGGCCACCTTGGCCCAAGATGAAGTAGCACCGGTCGCCGCTGCGGCGCGAGGGCAGTAA
- a CDS encoding FHA domain-containing protein encodes MPSPLPTGLACLVITTSQDSRKEPLVKERILLGRHPACDIVIEESVVSGRHARLERQPDGSYVIVDLESSNGLYYNGQRVPRHHLRPGDVLKIGNRVTLTYQILSADQPATWQSGGEDPSQTVVMTGAPVAISESQPTLVNLRGRQVLTIGRDPRNDLVIAHPTVSRFHARVERHDGSFVLTDLGSTNGTFVNGKPVTQPYVLRARDTIRIGSHLLVLNMDETLVQTNEVGNLRLDAVNLTKVVKSGARVLDRVSLSILPREFVAILGPSGSGKSTLLDALNGLRPATAGMVLVNGVDLYRYFDAYHNEIGYVPQKNIIHEELTVAQSLDFAAQLRMPADTTPAERQARIDEVLRELGLSHRRHVPVKNLSGGQQRRVCIGVELLTKPSLFFLDEATSGLDPGTETDLMELLRQLADQGRTVLLITHAAQNVNLCDLVIYMAEGGRLAYFGPPGELVPYFLEHFAEALAPFPIRDITGIYRALDREKNPNAPTPLQLQETYLASAQYRKYVLERQQSLGTISQPDSGGVRPQPPKPPHVSTRVSPWQQFGILLRRNIALLQQDVGSFALILLTPLLLGLLDFIAWRRDIFQTNTGNAAQAMTMLFVSALIAVLIGELTTMRELVKEVEVYRRERMVGLQLLPYLGAKVVLALLFAAYQGAMFLLVKKLAVDIPGGWSVVGAMYVTLALATFAGMVMGLLVSALAPNQNMAPLLSILFLVPMIIFSGGIQPVSTMNGPARFLSQLSVIRWPYEALVSLSGMGRDLMQDPCWQTDRALTPAELSQCACKGPNVFRRCNFPGIGKYYDPAVDQPEPVQPQKPADPGDIPETPAALAAFRDTLRAYRDNMRAYEKAMTAWQEQYKVWQEARSRAINEAEGVLSTFKKDHGPLFQADVGTTWRNLGLLIGAMLLALPFLQRRRDGV; translated from the coding sequence ATGCCGTCTCCCCTGCCGACAGGTCTTGCCTGCCTTGTCATTACTACTTCCCAGGACAGCCGTAAAGAGCCATTAGTGAAAGAACGGATATTGCTGGGACGCCATCCAGCTTGCGACATTGTGATTGAAGAATCGGTCGTTTCCGGTCGCCATGCTCGTTTAGAACGGCAACCTGACGGCAGCTACGTGATTGTGGACTTAGAAAGCAGCAACGGTTTGTACTACAACGGGCAGCGGGTACCACGCCACCACCTGCGACCTGGGGATGTCCTCAAAATCGGCAACCGGGTGACCTTGACCTACCAAATCCTGAGTGCCGACCAGCCGGCTACTTGGCAAAGCGGGGGGGAGGACCCTAGCCAAACGGTGGTTATGACTGGTGCCCCGGTGGCGATCAGCGAAAGCCAGCCGACTTTGGTGAACCTGCGGGGGCGACAAGTGCTCACCATCGGCCGTGACCCGCGCAATGACTTAGTGATTGCTCATCCAACGGTTTCCCGTTTCCACGCCCGGGTGGAACGCCACGACGGGTCCTTTGTCCTGACCGATTTGGGGTCCACCAACGGTACTTTCGTCAACGGCAAACCCGTTACCCAGCCCTATGTGCTGCGCGCCCGGGACACGATCCGCATTGGCTCCCACCTGCTGGTGCTCAACATGGATGAGACCCTGGTGCAGACCAATGAGGTGGGCAACCTGCGGCTGGATGCCGTGAACCTAACCAAGGTGGTCAAATCAGGCGCTCGGGTCCTGGACCGGGTGTCCCTTTCCATCCTACCGCGGGAGTTTGTGGCCATTTTAGGTCCGTCGGGGTCGGGGAAATCTACACTCCTGGATGCCCTCAATGGCCTGCGCCCGGCAACGGCAGGTATGGTGCTGGTCAACGGAGTGGACTTATACCGCTACTTCGACGCCTACCACAACGAAATTGGCTACGTGCCCCAAAAAAACATCATCCACGAGGAGTTGACGGTGGCCCAGTCCCTGGACTTTGCTGCCCAGTTGCGCATGCCAGCGGATACCACCCCCGCCGAGCGCCAAGCCCGGATTGACGAAGTGCTCCGGGAACTGGGGCTGTCCCATCGGCGGCATGTGCCCGTCAAAAATCTCAGCGGTGGGCAGCAGCGGCGGGTGTGCATCGGGGTGGAATTGCTCACCAAACCTAGTTTGTTTTTCCTGGATGAAGCCACCTCGGGGCTGGACCCGGGCACGGAAACGGATTTGATGGAGCTGCTGCGCCAGTTGGCCGACCAGGGCCGGACGGTTTTGCTCATCACCCACGCCGCCCAAAACGTGAACCTGTGCGACCTGGTGATTTACATGGCAGAGGGGGGGCGCTTGGCCTACTTTGGGCCGCCGGGGGAACTGGTGCCCTATTTCTTAGAACACTTTGCCGAGGCGCTGGCGCCGTTTCCCATTCGGGATATTACAGGAATTTATCGCGCCCTGGACCGGGAAAAAAATCCCAACGCGCCGACGCCACTGCAACTGCAAGAGACCTATCTGGCCTCGGCCCAGTACCGCAAGTACGTGTTAGAGCGGCAGCAATCCCTGGGCACCATTAGCCAGCCGGACAGTGGTGGTGTCCGCCCCCAACCCCCCAAACCGCCCCACGTCAGCACCCGCGTGTCCCCCTGGCAGCAGTTTGGGATTCTCCTGCGCCGGAATATCGCCCTACTGCAACAGGATGTGGGGAGTTTTGCGTTGATCCTGCTGACGCCCCTTCTGCTGGGCCTGTTAGATTTCATCGCTTGGCGGCGGGATATTTTTCAGACCAACACGGGCAATGCAGCCCAGGCCATGACCATGTTGTTTGTCAGCGCCCTGATTGCCGTACTCATTGGGGAACTCACCACCATGCGGGAATTGGTCAAGGAGGTGGAGGTGTACCGGCGCGAGCGGATGGTGGGGTTGCAATTGTTGCCCTATCTGGGGGCGAAGGTGGTGCTGGCGCTGTTGTTTGCCGCCTACCAGGGGGCAATGTTTCTGCTGGTGAAAAAACTGGCGGTGGACATACCCGGTGGTTGGAGTGTAGTCGGGGCCATGTATGTCACCTTGGCGCTGGCGACGTTTGCCGGGATGGTGATGGGGTTGCTGGTGTCGGCGTTGGCTCCCAACCAGAACATGGCCCCCCTGTTGAGTATCCTGTTTCTGGTGCCGATGATTATTTTTAGCGGGGGGATTCAACCAGTCAGTACCATGAACGGCCCCGCCCGTTTCCTATCCCAGCTTTCGGTGATCCGCTGGCCCTACGAAGCCCTGGTAAGCCTGTCGGGGATGGGGCGTGACCTGATGCAGGACCCCTGCTGGCAAACCGACCGAGCTTTGACCCCAGCGGAACTGAGTCAATGCGCTTGCAAAGGTCCCAATGTCTTTCGCCGCTGCAATTTCCCGGGCATTGGCAAGTACTACGACCCGGCGGTGGACCAACCGGAACCGGTGCAGCCCCAGAAACCCGCCGACCCGGGCGACATTCCGGAAACTCCGGCGGCGCTGGCGGCCTTTCGAGATACCCTACGGGCCTACCGGGACAACATGCGGGCCTACGAAAAAGCGATGACCGCCTGGCAAGAGCAGTACAAAGTCTGGCAGGAAGCCCGCAGCCGCGCCATTAACGAGGCCGAGGGGGTGCTCAGCACCTTCAAAAAAGACCATGGCCCCCTGTTTCAGGCGGATGTGGGTACCACCTGGCGGAACCTAGGGCTGTTGATTGGGGCGATGTTGTTGGCGCTGCCGTTTCTCCAACGCCGGCGGGATGGGGTGTAA
- a CDS encoding thioredoxin family protein: protein MRWMGPVTAAVVVTGAVAATLTIPTAAAVRVGQPAPDFTARTSTGQTVRLGDYRGRIVVLEWANHECPFVVKHYQSGNMQKLQQEAKAKGVVWLSIVSSAPGQQGFVTAEQANAILKERKASPTAVLLDPEGTIGRLYGARTTPHMFVIDRAGILQYMGAIDDAPGLNQDPTKANNYVRAALQQLMAGQKVTTPTTQPYGCSVKYRP, encoded by the coding sequence ATGCGTTGGATGGGACCCGTTACAGCAGCGGTGGTGGTCACGGGAGCCGTTGCAGCTACGTTGACCATACCCACTGCGGCAGCGGTGCGGGTGGGTCAACCGGCTCCGGATTTCACCGCCCGGACCAGTACTGGCCAAACGGTGCGCCTGGGGGATTACCGGGGCCGAATAGTGGTGCTGGAGTGGGCTAACCACGAATGTCCCTTTGTGGTCAAGCACTACCAGTCCGGCAACATGCAAAAACTCCAGCAGGAGGCGAAAGCCAAGGGCGTGGTTTGGCTATCCATCGTGTCGTCAGCACCGGGACAACAGGGGTTTGTGACCGCGGAACAGGCCAATGCCATCCTCAAGGAGCGCAAAGCCAGCCCCACGGCAGTGCTGCTAGACCCGGAGGGCACCATCGGTCGGCTGTACGGTGCCCGCACCACTCCCCACATGTTTGTGATTGATAGGGCTGGGATTTTGCAGTACATGGGGGCGATTGACGACGCGCCGGGTTTAAATCAAGACCCCACCAAGGCCAATAACTACGTCCGGGCGGCCCTGCAACAACTGATGGCCGGCCAAAAGGTGACCACGCCCACTACCCAACCCTACGGTTGCTCGGTGAAGTATAGGCCCTAG